The following proteins come from a genomic window of Trifolium pratense cultivar HEN17-A07 linkage group LG4, ARS_RC_1.1, whole genome shotgun sequence:
- the LOC123924702 gene encoding putative low molecular weight protein-tyrosine-phosphatase slr0328, whose protein sequence is MKTLYIEGTNLINLPFYHSSQFPSPNPNVPFLVPFPSKQIPKLTPKPYSISFKKSHFSPIQASMASSTLTDTKKPFSVLFVCLGNICRSPAAEGVFTDLVKKSGFDSKFRIDSAGTINYHEGNQADSRMRAASKRRGIEITSISRPIKSSDFVEFDLILAMDKQNREDILEAFNRWKFRDPLPEDAHKKVKLMCSYCKKHDETEVPDPYYGGPQGFEKVLDMLEDACESLLENILAENKHIQES, encoded by the exons atgaagacaCTATACATTGAAGGAACAAACCTTATTAATTTACCATTTTACCACTCTTCCCAATTCCCTTCACCAAACCCAAATGTCCCATTCCTTGTTCCTTTTCCTTCCAAACAGATTCCAAAGTTAACTCCAAAACCTTATTccatttctttcaaaaaatctCACTTTTCTCCAATTCAAGCTTCAATGGCTTCATCAACTCTCACAGACACAAAAAAACCATTCTCAGTTCTCTTTGTCTGTCTTGGAAACATCTGTAGAAGTCCAGCTGCTGAAGGAGTTTTCACTGATTTGGTTAAGAAAAGTGGTTTTGATTCTAAGTTCAGAATTGATTCTGCTGGTACAATCAATTATCATGAA ggtAATCAAGCTGATTCAAGAATGAGGGCAGCTTCAAAAAGACGTGGGATTGAGATAACTTCAATTTCAAGGCCAATTAAGTCTTCTGATTTTGTTGAGTTTGATCTTATTCTTGCTATGGACAAGCAAAATAGAG agGACATATTGGAAGCTTTTAATAGATGGAAGTTTAGAGATCCTTTACCTGAAGATGCCCACAAAAAG GTTAAGTTGATGTGCTCATATTGTAAGAAACATGATGAAACTGAAGTCCCGGATCCTTACTATGGTGGACCTCAAGGTTTTGAGAAG GTGTTAGATATGCTTGAAGATGCTTGTGAATCATTGCTGGAAAACATTTTGGCTGAAAATAAACATATACAAGAATCCTAA
- the LOC123924697 gene encoding histone deacetylase 9 — protein sequence MRSKDRIAYFYDGDVGSVYFGPNHPMKPHRLCMTHHLVLSYDLHKKMEIYRPHKAYPVELAQFHSADYVEFLHRITPDTQHLFSTELAKYNLGEDCPVFDNLFEFCQIYAGGTLDAACRLNNQLCDIAINWAGGLHHAKKCEASGFCYINDLVLGILELLKCHPRVLYIDIDVHHGDGVEEAFYFTDRVMTVSFHKYGDMFFPGTGDAKEIGEREGKFYAINVPLKDGIDDSSFTRLFKTIISKVVETYQPGAIVLQCGADSLAGDRLGCFNLSIDGHAECVRFVKRFNLPLLVTGGGGYTKENVARCWTVETGVLLDTELPEEIPENVYIKYFGPEFSLKIPNGHIENLNSKSYLSTIKMQVLENLRCIQHAPSVQMQEVPPDFYIPDFDEDLQNPDERIDQHTQDKHIQRDDEYYEGDNDNDHQMDLP from the exons ATGCGCTCCAAGGACAGAATCGCTTACTTTTACGACG GTGACGTGGGTAGTGTTTACTTTGGGCCGAACCATCCCATGAAGCCTCACCGCCTTTGCATGACTCACCATCTTGTTCTCTCGTATGATCTTCATAAGAAGATGGAAATTTAT CGCCCACACAAAGCTTATCCTGTTGAGCTTGCCCAGTTTCATTCTGCTGATTATGTTGAGTTTTTGCACAGGATTACGCCTGACACTCAGCACTTGTTCTCAACTGAACTGGCCAAAT ATAATCTCGGAGAAGACTGCCCTGTATTTGACAACTTATTCGAATTTTGTCAGATTTACGCTGGTGGAACTTTAG ATGCTGCATGTCGATTGAACAATCAGCTGTGCGATATTGCTATAAACTGGGCTGGTGGACTCCATCATGCCAAGAAATGTGAAGCCTCTGGATTTTGTTACATCAATGACTTGGTTTTAGGGATCTTAGAGCTTCTGAAATGTCATCCACGTGTTTTATATATCGATATAGATGTGCACCACGGTGATGGTGTAGAAGAAGCCTTCTACTTTACTGACAG GGTGATGACTGTCAGTTTTCACAAGTATGGAGATATGTTCTTTCCAGGAACCGGTGACGCTAAG GAAATAGGAGAAAGAGAAGGGAAATTTTATGCCATAAATGTCCCACTCAAGGATGGAATTGACGACTCTAGCTTCACTAGACTTTTCAAGACT ATTATTTCCAAAGTAGTTGAAACATATCAACCTGGTGCGATAGTTCTCCAATGTGGAGCAGATTCGCTTGCTGGAGATCGCTTGGGCTGCTTCAATCTCTCTATTGATG GCCATGCTGAATGTGTTAGATTCGTGAAGAGATTTAATTTGCCCTTACTG GTTACTGGAGGTGGGGGATACACAAAAGAAAATGTTGCTCGATGTTGGACTGTTGAAACTGGAGTTCTTCTAGATACGGAACTTCCAGAAG AGATCCCGGAGAAtgtttatattaaatattttggaCCAGAGTTCTCATTGAAGATTCCAAATGGGCACATA GAAAATTTGAATAGCAAGTCATATCTTAGCACTATAAAAATGCAAGTCTTGGAGAATCTACGCTGCATCCAACATGCTCCGAGTGTTCAAATGCAAGAG GTCCCACCTGACTTCTACATTCCTGATTTTGATGAAGATTTGCAGAACCCTGATGAGCGCATTGATC AGCACACTCAAGACAAGCACATCCAGCGCGACGATGAATATTATGAAGGTGACAATGACAATGATCATCAAATGGATCTTCCATGA